The Penaeus vannamei isolate JL-2024 chromosome 13, ASM4276789v1, whole genome shotgun sequence genome window below encodes:
- the LOC113814614 gene encoding RWD domain-containing protein 3, producing MDDILEEMQAIEAIYCGEKEFELLSQGELSVMFSVTTSPTHHPDLRISLMFTLSVESYPEEVPPFSVQCTSLSRQECEDLKKSLKEEAELLRGSPMVLNILTALQDKQLKVAQTIIADSARPSINDAKVYVLQLDHMRNKTRYVKTIQRWCRDLSIVGGLVFYSRWIFLILQGDEESIKTYIQRNKTQVVDVDSSGRPCKERLLSVLHIGDHPVMLTEFSTCDFKNITDLKEWMMDAKLVDIYESVIAPVVIKK from the exons ATGGACGATATTTTAGAGGAAATGCAAGCGATTGAAGCCATTTATTGCGGGGAAAAGGAGTTCGAGTTACTCTCCCAAG GTGAATTATCTGTGATGTTTTCCGTAACAACAAGTCCAACCCACCATCCCGATTTGAGAATATCTTTGATGTTTACGCTGTCTGTAGAATCGTATCCTGAAGAGGTTCCACCATTTTCAGTTCAA TGTACCTCCCTTAGCCGACAGGAGTGTGAAGACTTAAAAAAATCCCTGAAAGAAGAGGCTGAATTACTAAGGGGAAGTCCAATGGTGCTAAACATTCTTACAGCGCTTCAAGATAAACAGCTAAAAGTAGCTCAGACGATAATAGCAGACTCAGCCAGGCCCAGTATTAATG ATGCAAAAGTGTATGTACTACAACTGGACCACATGCGCAATAAGACACGCTATGTGAAAACAATACAGCGTTGGTGCAGAGACTTGTCGATTGTGGGTGGTTTGGTGTTTTATTCAAGATGGATATTTCTCATACTGCAAGGTGATGAGGAGAGTATAAAG ACGTACATCCAGCGAAACAAAACCCAAGTTGTAGACGTAGATTCCTCAGGAAGACCTTGCAAGGAAAGACTTCTATCTGTGCTCCATATTGGTGATCATCCAGTCATGTTAACAGAGTTTAGCACGtgtgattttaaaaatattacaGACTTAAAAGAATGGATGATGGATGCAAAGCTCGTAGACATTTATGAAAGTGTTATAGCACCAGTtgttataaaaaaatga
- the Mvb12 gene encoding multivesicular body subunit 12B — MMRDLYNALPLPDDRPITAVCVVQELSGCPTNYTAVSKTHDQDIDADLYKDSFFKRVTRYLCYSKTEGYMGYVVEHLTIVNDRDSRPPGYTIIEQTIDTSQKAFKKKQLCYKQVPRNMATQTVTDIIIMSRSKVAPEGFTLVGEMNGLCVCFKPGPAPTPQYNKPTVAGSSPLPYGVNPNGRGSIGGGGGGGGEGLYPGLGPARPAPAPPGPGSGVPQGPPPPLPPRNPSMYSSPSHASQSTSTLYGQGHSALFGVPFILNKKYVNSDDSAMETLPVVNKKSRQQIEDEYYYSFTLEQDIVQRPSAT, encoded by the exons ATGATGCGTGACCTCTATAATGCTCTACCTCTGCCAGATGATCGACCAATTACGGCTGTGTGTGTTGTGCAGGAGTTATCAGGATGTCCAACAAATTATACAGCC GTATCAAAGACACACGATCAAGACATAGATGCAGATTTATATAAGGACAGTTTCTTCAAGCGTGTCACTCGCTACTTATGCTACAGTAAGACTGAAGGCTACATGGGCTATGTAGTGGAGCATCTAACCATAGTGAATGACCGGGATTCTAGACCTCCTGGTTATACCATCATTGAACAAACCATAGATACAA GCCAGAAAGCCTTCAAGAAAAAGCAGCTATGTTACAAGCAAGTCCCTCGAAACATGGCCACACAGACGGTCAcagacatcatcatcatgagtcgCTCCAAAGTGGCCCCAGAGGGATTCACTCTGGTGGGTGAGATGAAtggcctgtgtgtgtgcttcaaGCCGGGACCAGCTCCTACACCGCAATACAACAAGCCCACAGTAGCAGGCTCTTCACCACTTCCATATGG TGTGAACCCGAATGGCAGAGGAAGtattgggggaggtggtggtgggggaggggaaggtcttTACCCAGGGTTAGGTCCTGCCAGACCCGCGCCAGCTCCTCCTGGCCCTGGATCCGGTGTCCCCCAGggtcctcctcccccactaccccctcgcAACCCCTCTATGTACTCCTCTCCATCACATGCTAGTCAGAGCACCAGCACCTTGTATGGCCAAGGACATTCAG CATTGTTTGGTGTACCCTTTATTCTCAACAAGAAATATGTGAACTCAGATGACAGTGCCATGGAAACACTCCCTGTAGTCAACAAAAAGAGTAGACAACAGATTGAAGACGAG TACTACTACAGCTTCACCCTTGAACAAGACATTGTGCAGCGGCCATCGGCAACATGA